A section of the Thermocladium sp. ECH_B genome encodes:
- a CDS encoding 30S ribosomal protein S19 — translation MVNVKDVPPDALIRRLAAYLKENVQQMKPAPWSLYAKSGARKDTPPQNMDWWYIRAASLLRKIYLNDPVGVGSLRMAYSYRXPVGKKARAPRTRKSAGAPIRNILHQLEQAGLVTKVPGKGRTLTPQGRGLLDRMATQLAKELVKTRPELGKYITPNQTQQ, via the coding sequence ATGGTTAATGTCAAGGATGTTCCGCCCGACGCATTGATAAGGCGATTAGCCGCGTACCTCAAGGAGAACGTGCAACAAATGAAGCCTGCCCCCTGGTCGCTCTACGCTAAGAGCGGGGCTAGGAAGGATACTCCGCCTCAAAACATGGATTGGTGGTACATAAGGGCAGCATCGCTGCTCCGCAAGATATACCTAAATGATCCAGTCGGCGTTGGGAGCCTTCGAATGGCGTATAGCTACAGGGNACCCGTGGGCAAGAAGGCGCGAGCCCCAAGAACCAGGAAAAGCGCTGGGGCACCGATAAGGAATATACTGCATCAATTAGAGCAGGCGGGGCTTGTGACTAAGGTGCCGGGCAAAGGGAGAACCCTGACCCCGCAGGGGCGGGGCCTCCTTGATAGGATGGCCACTCAATTAGCTAAGGAACTAGTTAAGACGAGGCCTGAACTGGGGAAGTACATAACGCCTAATCAAACACAGCAATGA
- a CDS encoding sulfur relay protein TusE: protein MSKVIEVNGKKIELDSDGYLKDPWSWSEEVAKILGEEECRDPETGKPIMTEEHWKVVKYLREYWEKYGTCPPIRMLVKGTGISLQRIYQLFPNGPAKGACRVAGAPKPTGCV from the coding sequence ATGTCCAAGGTAATAGAGGTCAACGGCAAGAAAATCGAGCTGGATTCCGATGGCTATCTAAAGGATCCCTGGAGCTGGAGCGAGGAGGTTGCCAAGATACTGGGGGAGGAGGAGTGCAGGGATCCGGAGACTGGGAAACCCATTATGACGGAGGAGCATTGGAAGGTGGTTAAGTATCTCCGCGAGTATTGGGAAAAGTATGGAACCTGTCCCCCAATACGGATGCTGGTGAAGGGAACTGGGATAAGTCTTCAAAGGATTTACCAATTATTTCCCAATGGGCCGGCCAAGGGCGCATGCAGGGTGGCGGGGGCACCTAAGCCAACAGGATGCGTATGA
- a CDS encoding creatininase, whose product MKWWELSLDEFKNVDKSVAVLPVGIIEAHGPHLPLGTDALMAIYVAEKATEYXNVLMLPPVWYGNTYVLDKFVGTISIDPRVLYELYKSIFMEAARNEVEYLVVVNGHGGNIDALSMAAKEATRSVDLTIVLVNWWIDLAKEARKAVLETPEGHAAEDETSEVMAAYPSLVKRVPIDGKSDEWVESRFRIYGKRVYDAEYHFAVQGYPSKASQEKGRKIMDAAITELVALLNDLKVGRLPIKRVT is encoded by the coding sequence ATGAAGTGGTGGGAGTTATCACTTGATGAATTTAAGAATGTCGATAAATCAGTGGCCGTGCTGCCCGTGGGGATAATTGAGGCGCACGGCCCACACCTCCCCCTTGGCACGGATGCATTAATGGCCATTTATGTTGCGGAGAAGGCTACTGAATACNCCAATGTACTGATGCTTCCCCCAGTATGGTACGGCAACACGTATGTGCTGGATAAATTCGTTGGAACCATATCAATCGATCCCCGGGTACTGTATGAGCTATATAAGTCGATATTCATGGAGGCAGCGCGGAATGAGGTTGAGTACCTTGTGGTGGTTAATGGGCATGGAGGCAACATTGATGCATTAAGCATGGCAGCCAAGGAAGCGACGCGCAGCGTTGATTTAACAATTGTACTGGTTAATTGGTGGATTGATTTAGCGAAGGAAGCCAGGAAAGCAGTGCTGGAGACGCCGGAGGGGCACGCTGCCGAGGATGAGACTAGTGAAGTGATGGCNGCGTACCCATCGCTGGTGAAGCGAGTGCCCATTGATGGTAAGTCAGATGAGTGGGTTGAGTCCCGCTTCAGGATTTATGGTAAGCGAGTGTATGATGCTGAGTACCACTTCGCGGTGCAGGGGTACCCATCCAAGGCAAGCCAGGAAAAGGGGAGGAAAATAATGGATGCAGCAATAACTGAACTAGTTGCCCTATTAAATGATTTAAAGGTTGGGAGACTACCAATTAAGCGAGTCACGTGA
- a CDS encoding DNA-directed RNA polymerase subunit M: MPLKFCPKCRSVMMPVKMNGKTVYRCPKCGYVEDIDPSTRHVDRMIIEKKANDDPIVIEAQESSLPKIKAYCPKCGNDEAYYWVQQXRAADEPPTRFYRCTRCGYSWREYE; encoded by the coding sequence ATGCCGTTAAAGTTTTGCCCAAAGTGTAGGTCCGTGATGATGCCGGTCAAAATGAACGGCAAGACTGTTTATAGGTGCCCCAAGTGCGGCTATGTGGAGGATATAGACCCATCCACCAGGCACGTCGATAGGATGATCATTGAGAAGAAGGCCAATGATGATCCAATAGTGATAGAGGCCCAGGAATCATCCTTGCCGAAGATAAAGGCCTACTGCCCCAAGTGCGGTAATGATGAGGCATATTACTGGGTACAACAANCCAGGGCCGCGGATGAGCCTCCAACCAGGTTCTATAGATGCACCCGCTGCGGCTACTCGTGGCGTGAATATGAATAA